The Phaenicophaeus curvirostris isolate KB17595 unplaced genomic scaffold, BPBGC_Pcur_1.0 scaffold_674, whole genome shotgun sequence genome contains a region encoding:
- the LOC138735289 gene encoding ETS domain-containing transcription factor ERF-like, with the protein FALPEWAYKAESSPGSRQIQLWHFILELLREERYRGVIAWQGDAGEFVIKDPEEVARLWGARKCKPHMNYDKLSRALRYYYNKRILHKTKGKRFTYKFNFNKLVLVNYPCLELGLPAPPLPQSAPPLPSAPSPFPFPPLAGGEGLSPPCPPPHPPPPEEQPPHPPHLPPFPVPPPRFSRRLGSLSDGSDAASAASELEEPPGDPPAMPPPGTPLSAGAGGGGGFRSLGAPPPPRLSPHPESFFRLYPREPFAGGGGGGVRERGAPAPPLVARPAPHPPAFGVRPLPHPQPPFFRRRGGVPFFFQPRGFAAGAGGSSAERLQLPPQPSSLPPLPRLLPRRPPPAPATPPSPKRAPPFPFQASTPPSGAAAAG; encoded by the exons GCTTCGCGCTGCCTGAGTGGGCGTACAAGGCGGAGTCGAGCCCCGGCTCGCGGCAGATCCAGCTCTGGCACTTCATCCTGGAGCTGCTGCGCGAGGAGCGCTACCGCGGCGTCATCGCCTGGCAGGGCGACGCGGGCGAGTTCGTCATCAAGGACCCCGAGGAGGTGGCTCGGCTGTGGGGCGCCCGCAAGTGCAAACCCCACATGAACTACGACAAGCTCAGCCGTGCCCTCCG CTATTACTACAACAAGCGGATCCTGCACAAAACCAAGGGGAAGCGCTTCACCTACAAGTTCAACTTCAACAAACTGGTGCTGGTGAACTACCCCTGCCTGGAACTGGGGCTCCCCG ccccccccctcccccaaagcgccccccccctcccctccgccccctcccctttccccttcccccccctgGCCGGGGGGGAGGGGCTgtctcccccctgccccccccctcacccccccccccccgaggagcagcccccccaccccccccatctGCCCCCCTTCCCCGTGCCCCCTCCCCGCTTCTCGCGCCGTTTGGGGTCCCTCAGCGACGGCAGCGACGCCGCCTCGGCCGCCTCCGAGCTGGAGGAgccccccggggacccccccgcCATGCCCCCCCCCGGCACCCCGCTTTCTGcaggcgcggggggggggggcgggttCCGCTCCTTGGGggctccccccccgccccgcttgTCCCCCCACCCCGAAAGCTTCTTCCGCCTTTACCCCCGCGAACCCTtcgctgggggtgggggggggggggtccgggAACGGGgggctcctgcccccccccttGTCGCCCGCCCTGCCCCTCACCCCCCCGCATTTGGGGTACGCCCCCTCCCCCACCCTCAGCCCCCTTTTTTCcggaggagggggggggtcccatttttctttcagccccGAGGATTTGCAGCGGGCGCTGGCGGCTCAAGCGCGGAGCGTTTACAGTTACCACCTCAGCCCTCGAGCCTTCCTCCCCTGCCCCGGCTTCTTCctcgccgccccccccccgccccagcaacccccccctccccaaaacgagcccccccctttccctttcaaGCTTCAACCCCCCCCTCCGGGGCGGCGGCAGCGGGATAA